The Bryobacteraceae bacterium genomic sequence GGGGCGATCCGGAGCAAAGCCCCGAGGAACTCGCGCAGTTCGATAGCCGTGGAGAGGCGATGGCCGAACTGGCCGCGGACCACCGGAAGATCCGGCGGAACGCCCGAGAGGGCGCAGTTGAGGAGGCTCGTCTTGCCGCTGCCGCGCGCACCGACGAGGATCACGGCGGTGCGGCGTCCCTGCGAAAACGCGGCGACGGCGGAGGCGAAGCCGGCCAGTTCGTTCTCTCGACCGATGAGGAAGCGCGGATCCTCAACCGGCTCATGACGGAACAGGCGCCGATAGAGCCGGGGCATGGCCACAGGCGCGGCGGCGAGGTGGATCAGATGCGAGAGCTCAACGCGTTCGACGACGGGTTCGAGTTGCGGACGCGGCGGAGACGTCCAGCCGACCGCGCTGAGCACCCAGTCGAGCGCCCGTGCGCCGTGCTTCCTGCCGGCGCGGGAGGCATCCCGGAAGCGGGCGACGGACCAACGGCGCCAGTCGCGCGAGGCTCGCAGACCGCGCTGGCGCGTGAGGTGCTTCCAGAGGCCGAGGCGGCCCTCATCAATGGCGACATGGAAGTCCAGGAAAGCGGCGGCCTGGCCTCGCACCACGCCACGCTCGGCGCCGGGGCGCACATCCTGGATCGAAGCGCGGAGGTGATCGAGTAGTTGGGCGGCGTTGGAGGCGGCTTCGCGGGCGATAGCGGCGCCTTCCGAGTCAGCGTCGGCGCGGGCCTCTTCACCGAAGGCGATCACTTCGCGGGCGCGCTCTACCTCGCGCACGATTTCGCGATGCGAGGACTCGGCGGCCCGAAAACCCTCGAGCGCCTCGGGCCGGGCCGAATCGTGGAGGCTGCGCTGGAAAAGGGTTAGCGGACGCACCTCGCGCCATGGTTCGAAGAAGCGCGGCGGCAGCGCGAAGCGGGGATCGGAGAGCTCGATGTGCGAAGGGAGACGGGCCCGAAGGCACTGCGCGAGGCCGGCGATCCAAGCTTCGGCGCGCTCGTCGGCGGACCGCAGGCGGCCGTGGGCGGCCGGCATCGCCCGGCCCTGATCTTCGTGCAGCCAGCCGCACATGGCGTCCAATTCCGCGCGCAACTGGCCGTGTTCGGCGCCGAGGGCCTCGGTGGCGCGCCTGGATTCCGCGCAGCATTGGAGCCCGGCCTGGGTGGCGGCGGTCTCGAGATCGAGGAACGCGTGGACGGCGCGCTGCTGACGAGTCCAATAATCGAGCAGGGCATCGCGCCGGAAGCGTTCGGCGCCGGCGTGACGACCCGGCGCGTTGGCGCGGACAGCGCCGAGGATGCGGACAGGCAGCGCCTGATTCCATTCGCGATAGCGGGTGAGCAGAGCCTCCGCGCGGTCCCGAAGGCGAGCCGCTTGGGCGGCCCAGTAGGTGCGTTCGGCCTCGGGGTCCGGAGGCTCCTGGCCGGCCAGTCCGGATAGCGTGCGGCGGCGCAGGGACTCCCAGGCGTCGGAGACGAGAAGGCCGGCCTGAGCGAGGATCAGTTGGGCTTCGCCATCGAGCTTGCCCCGGCGCGCAACGGCGCCGTTGAGCGCCCCTCCGGCCAGCGCGCGAACAGGGACATGGAGCTTACCGCGCCGGAACCACCATCGGAACGGGAGGATCCCCGGAGCCAGGATACGAATATCCGCGGCGGACAGTTCTGCCGAAACCGGGAGCCGCATGACGATCTCGGCAGCGCGGTTGTCGTAGTCCTGAAACGCTTCCAGGGCCCGCTCCACGGGCTTGCGGCGGCGCCACTCGGCAACGGGCTGCTCGAGGAATTCTGCCGCGCCGGCGCGATAGAGCTGTTCCAGGCGGGCGACTCCGGCCCGGTCCGCGGTGGGATCGTCGCGCTGCCAGGCGATGCCGGTCTGCCCCAGCACGGACATGCCGTCGTCAATGGCGGCACGCAGCGAGGCGATGAGTTCGTCGCCGGCGGCGATGAACTCGGCGGCCGATCGATTCCAACGCGATGGATCCACGCTTCGGAACTATTCTGCCAGAATGGCGACGGGAAATTCGGCGAGCAGGGCGGCGATCCCGATACGGCCGTCCGGGCCCCGTGCGACGGTGCGGGCGGTGAGGATCTCCTCAAGCGATGTGGAAGCGCCGGAGGCCAGCTCGATCGCTGTGTCGCTCCAGGCGATGCCGAGCGGCCAACCGGAGCCGGCCGCGCGAGTGAGGGTGGCGGAGAATCGCGGCACGACGGCAGTGATGGCGCGGGAGCCGGCCCGCCGCGTAAATGCGACAACATGATCGCGAAGGGCGCCGGAAACCTCCACCGGATCGTATGCGCCCGCGGTGAACAGCTCCGGCCAGCGTTTCCGCAGGCGGAGTCCGGCGGCGGTGACGAAGAGCTTGACGCGGCCGTCGCGCCAGTTTTCGAGCAGCAGGCGAGGGTGCTCGAAAGGACGGGCGAGTCCGGCAGCCAGGGTCTCGAAATCGACCGTGCGCCGGTTGTCGGGATCGACGAGGCTGAAATTCCAGTCCTCCGAGCCCTGGTAGATATCGGGGATGCCCGGCGCGCAAAGTTTCAGAACGAGTTGAGCCAGCGAGTTGACCATGCCGAACCGGTCCAGCCGGGAATGGAACGCAGCGAAGTGTTTCCGGAAGCGAACGGAGCGGCGGCCGGTGAGACTTCGAGTGACGAATTCGGCTACGGCGCGGTCGTACGCCTCGGACGGGTTGATCCAGCTCGTATGGATTTTCTTTTCCTTTGTGGCCTTTCGCATGTATTCGACCATCCGGGCGACGAACTCGTCACCGGGGTCGACCGGGGAGGCGGAGGGCCAGGAGCCGAGCAGCGCCTGATAGTAGAGGTACTCATCGGCGCGGTCCGGCATCATCTGCCCGTCGACGATGGTCTTGAGCCCGGCATTGGATCGGGCGGCCGAGGTGAGCCAGGCGCGGAATTCGTCCGGGATCTCAGAGAGCACGTTGAGGCGGGCGCGCGCATCCTCGCCACGCTTGGTGTCGTGCGTGGACGACGAGAGCATCGTGAGCGGCCAGCATTCGGCGCGGCGGAGGTTCGAATCGTGATATTCGGCAACCGAGCAGCCGAAGCGCGAAGGTTCGCCGCCGACTTCGTTTTGGGAACCGAGCGGGATGTACCGGTAGAACGCCGTGTCTTCGACACCCTTTGCCTGGACCGGGCCGGTGTATTGCTGAAACTTCTGCGCGAACCGCACGGCTCGGCGCCAGGCGGAATCCCCGGCCGCCGCGTTTCCGGCGCGGCGCGCGAAATCCTCGCGGTCCGGAAGCAGCATTCGTTGAATGAAGGAGAAGATCGTCGGTTCGGTGGCGGGGTTCCGGCGGAGCGCGCGGGCGATGGCGGTCTCGATCGCTTTCTGGTCAAAAGTCGACCATCCGCTCTCGTCGACATAGGTGCGGTAGACCGGGAAGCAGGCGACGACTTCCCGCAGGGCTTCCTGCAGGCTGTCGAGAGTGAAGTCGCGGTAGCGCCAGTCGGATTCGGAGATGCGGTTGAGCTCGTGCGCCAGGACGTTGAGTTCGCTGGCCATGGAGCTCGCGACGATCAGCTGCTTGGAATCGTAGACGACGTCGGAAAACGCCGGAGCTTCCCCGGCGAAGCGGCTGTAGATGCGCCGGAGCCGGGCGGCGCTGCGGCCGTCGATGAATACGGCGTTGGTGTCGTTGAGGAAGTCGTAGCCGGTGGTGCCGTGGAGCCGCCACTCCTCCTGCAGAGCTTCGTCGGCGGAGAGAATCTTTTCGGCGACTACGTAGAGGCGCGCTCCCCGGGGTCCGGTAATCTCGCGCGCCAGCTGTTCGAAATAGGCCGACGGCGCGTAGAGGCCGTCAACGTGGTCGAGGCGGAGCCCGGTCACCACGCCTTCGGCGGCGAGCCGGGCCACCAGGGCGTGCGCCGCCACGAAGACTTCCGGATCCTCCATCCGAATCGCCGCTAGTTCGTTGATGTCGAAGAAGCGCCGGTAGTTGATCTCGTGCATCGCCGTGCGCCAGTAGGCGAGCCGGTAGACCTGTCCCTCGAGCACGGCATGCAGCAGGCGGTAGCCGTCGTTGTCGCCCTCGGGCGTGTTGACCAGCTCCACGCGGCTGTCGACGAAACGGCGCAGGGCCGGACTCGACGCGGTAAGGGTGGAGAGCCGCTCGCGGGCGATCTCAATCTCGCGAATCCGCTCGGCCGACTTCGACGGACTGGATTCGGTGTAGTCGGGAATGTGGTCGAGATGGAAGAGGATGCTCTGCAGCTCGAGCGCGCCGGGGTCGCCATCGCCAAGCGAGGCGGTGAACTCGGCCAGGCCATGGCGCAGCAGCGGGCGCATGCGGCGGAGATTCATCGGCAGGTCGTGCGCCCAATAGTGCAGCGTGAACCGTCCCTCGGCGTAGCGGACCTGGAGTTCGCCGGCGGCGAGAATGTCGCCGTATTGGCCGCCGAGCAATGGAAGCAGGATGCGATTGCGCAGCTCCGGTTTCACCGGGTCCCAATCGACATCGAAGAAGCGGGCGTAGGGGGACGAGGGCCCGTTGGCGAGCAGGTCGCGCCACCAGAGGTTGGCCGACGAGTCGTTGCCCATGTGATTGGGAACGAAGTCGAGAACGAGGCCGAAGTTGTGGTGGCGGAGAGCGGCGCAGAGCTGCGCGAAATCCTCTTCGGAACCGAGCTCGGGGTTGAGGCGCCCGGGATCGCACAGATCGTAGCCGTGTGTGGAACCGGGACGGGCGGCGAGCAAGGGTGAGGCGTAAAGTTCCGTGGCGCCGAGAGAGGCGAAATACGGAACCAGAGAGGCGGCGCGCAGAAAGCCCATGCCCGGGCCGAGCTGCAGGCGGTAGGTGGAGACCGGTGTGCGCGCCAGGTTGCGGCGCCGGGATGCGGTCACTGTCTCTTGCCCTGCGGCGCCGGACGGGTTCCAAGCCGCAGCACGACGACCGAACGGGGAGCGAGACGATATTGACTATCGCGGAGGATGGCGTGTTTGCCCCACTGATCGAGGGACGTATCGATGAGGCGCTCGAAGCGCTCGTCTTCGCCGTGGCCCGGAAGGTGGAAGATGATCTTGTCGTCGCCGGCGTTGAACATGAGGAAGAGCGTATCACCGCTGACGGGATCGCCACGGAGATCGGTTTCGTCGATGTGGCGGCCGCTGAGCCAGACTCCGAGCGCCTTTGCGCCGGGCTGGTGCCAGGTGGAGTCCGACATTTCCTGGCCGCTTGGCTCGTACCAGGCGATATCCTTGCTCGAGTCGCCGCGGATGCTGCGGCCCTGGAAGAAGCGGCGGCGCTGGAGGACGGGCTGGTCGCGGCGAAGCTGGACCAGCGTGCGGACGAACTGGCGAAGGTCCTCCTGCTTGGGCGTCGGGCTCCAGTCCATCCAACTGATCTCGTTGTCCTGGCAGTAGGCGTTGTTGTTGCCGTTCTGCGTCCGGGAAACCTCGTCGCCCATCGAGAGCATGGGAACGCCCTGCGAAAGCAGCATGGTGGCGAGCAGGTTTCGCTTCTGTTTTTCGCGCATGGCCAGAATGGCGGGATCGTCCGTGGCGCCTTCGACACCGCAGTTCCAACTGATGTTGTTGTTCTCGCCGTCGAGGTTGTTCTCCCCGTTGGCCTCGTTGTGCTTCTGCTCGTAGCTGACGAGGTCGTTGAGCGTGTAGCCGTCGTGCGCGGTGATGAAGTTGATGCTGGCGTATGGGCGGCGGCCGCTACGCTCGTAGAGGTCGCTCGACCCGGCCAGGCGGGTGGCGAGCTCGGACACCACGCCGCCTTCGCCCTTCCAGAAACGCCGGACCGAGTCGCGGTAGCGGCCGTTCCATTCGGTCCAGCCGACGGGAAAATTGCCGACTTGATAGCCGCCTTCGCCGAGGTCCCAGGGCTCGGCGATAAGCTTGGTTTGGGACAGCACCGGGTCCTGGTGGATGATGTCGAAGAAAGCGCCCAGGCGATCGACTTCGTGGAGCTCGCGCGCCAGCGCGCTGGCGAGATCGAAACGAAAACCGTCGACGTGCATTTCGAGCACCCAGTAGCGCAGGCTGTCCATGATCAACTGAAGCACCCGGGGGTGGATCATATTGAGCGTGTTGCCGCAGCCGGTGTAGTCCATGTAGTACCGGCGGCTGTTGCCCACCAGACGGTAGTAGGAAGCGTTGTCGATGCCGCGCAACGAGAGCGTGGGGCCCAGGTGGTTGCCTTCCGCGGTGTGATTGTAGACGACGTCGAGAATCACTTCGAGGCCGGCTTGGTGCAGGTTACGAACCAGCGACTTGAACTCGCGCACCGATCCGGAAGGAGTGCCGGCGAACGAGTAGCGGACGTCGGGAGCGAAGAACGCGAGCGTGTTGTAGCCCCAATAGTTGCTCAGCCCGCGGTCGACCAGGAAACGCTCATAGGCGTGGTGGTGGACCGGCATGAGTTCGACGGCGGTGACGCCGAGATCGAGCAGGTAGTTGATTACGCTCTCCGAACACAGGCCGGCATAGGTGCCGCGGCGGTCCTCGCGCACCTCCGGGTGCAGTTGCGTGAAGCCCTTCGGATGCATCTCGTAGATGACAGTCTTGTGCCAGGGCGTGCGGGGATGCTGGTCGTCGCCCCAGGTAAAGGCGGTGTCGACCACGGCGCCGAGAGGCGCCCAGGGAGCGCTGTCACGAGTATCGAAGGAGAGATCGACGGCCGGGTCGCCGACGCGGTATCCGTAGAGTTCATCGGCCCAGCGGATGGTTCGGCCGACGGCCTTGCAGTAGGGATCGAAAGCGACCTTGTTGGGATTGAAGCGGTGGCCGCGCAAGGGGTCCCACGGACCATGGATCCGATAGCCATACAACTGACCGGGGACCAGGCCAGGCACGTAGCCATGCCATACCATGTCGGTCTGCTCGGGCAAGGAAACCCGTACTGATTCGCGCGTGGAGGCGGGAGAATCGAACAGGCACAGTTCGACGCGGGTCGCGTTCTCCGAGAAGATGGCGAAGTTCACGCCGGCGCCATCCCAGGTGGCGCCAAGAGGGTACGGGCTGCCGGGCCGGACCTTGGGGACGAAAGGATGCACCGTGGGCGCGCTCAACGGGAGGGTGCCTCCTCCGCGCTACTCCTTGGGCGCCGCAAACCGGTGGCGTCGATTCCAGTCCCACTCGGCGACATCAAGCCGGCGGAGGACCTGCGTTTCGTCGAACGGCGTATCAAGCACGTCGAAGGCCTTCTGGCGGGCCATCCGAACGGATTCGGCGTCATTGAGAGAGCAAACGATGAGATTGGGCGGCGCGGCGCCAGCCCGTTCGAGCAGACCGGCCCAGGAGTCTTCATCCACCTGCCCGCTGGCAAGCACCACCGGGACCGCCTCGCGGCCCAGGATCTCGGCCGCCTGGGCGCAATCGATCGCCCGCTGAAGGCTCCACAGTGAATGACTGAGAATGTCGGCGAGTTGCCGAAACTCCAGATCGGAATCCCCGACATAGAGCAATTGCTTGTGATCATTCGCTTGCAACGCAGTTCCCTCCATTCAAAGCGTTCGAATTTCCACGGCCGGCCAGGAAATCCAACGCTGATTGCGACGCGTGTCGGGCTGGGACCACGCCGCTTCAAGGCAAGTCGGTACTGGTATTATATCCCAGCATCGTCGCAACCGCGAACGTTCCCGGCTTCCGCCGGACACGCGTGGTCTACCGTGTGTTAGTCTCTCGGTGATCGTGTGGGACTACTCCCTCTTTCATATCGGCGAACTCTCGGTGACGCTTTCGTTCGTCGTCAAGGCCGTTCTCTTTCTGGCCGCGCTCGGATTTTTCGCCAGGCGGGCGGGTTCCTACCTCCGGCGCTGGGTGCTCGACCGGTCTTCCCTGGGCGAGGGTCAGAAGTACGCGATCGAGAGGACCATCCGGTATGGAGCCTTCGCGTTCGGGCTGCTGGTCGGGCTGAACACGGCCGGCGTGAACTTGAGCAGCCTGGCGGTGCTCGGCGGCGCGCTTGGCATCGGACTGGGGTTTGGGCTTCAGGCGATCACGAACAACTTCGTCGCAGGGCTGATCCTGCTCTTCGAACGCCCGATCAAGATGGGCGACCGGGTGGAGATCGACGGGCTCAACGGGATCGTGGTCCGGATTGGCGGGCGCAGCACCTGGGTGCGCACCAACGACAATATCGTGATCGTGATTCCCAATTCGGACTTCATCACCAATCGCGTGATCAACTGGACGGCCAACGATTCAAAGGTCCGCTTCCGGCTCCCGGTGGGAGTTTCGTACGGCTCCGATCCGGCGCACGTCCGGGAGATTCTGGTTGCGGTGGCCGTGGCGAACAAGGACGTTCTCGCGACGCCGCCGCCGGACCTGATGTTTGTGGGATTCGGGGACAGCTCACTCGATTTCGAATTGCGCGTGTGGACGGAAAACCGGGTCCAGACGTATCCCGTCCTAAAGAGCGATCTGTATTTCGCGATCTTCGAGGCGTTCCGGAAAGCCGGGATTGAGATCCCGTTCCCGCAGCGGGACGTGCATATCCGGACGTCAACAGGATTGCAGCAATAGCGCAGTAACCACACCGAGTTGCGTATCTGACACACCCTCGCTTGAAGAAGACTTTTGGAATCAGTGACTTCGTCATGGCCTGCAACGTGCAACAGATGTCGACTAGTCACCCCGTGCGTTACGAAACCACGCTCCTCCGGCCGGTGGAAGCCACCGGCATAGGCCTCCACCATGGAGTGCCGGTATCCATCCGGCTGACGCCCGCCGGACCTGGCAGCGGGATAGTCTTCGTCCGAACCGATCTCGAACGCTTCCCGATCCCGGCCAGCTACAAGCATGTGGCCAAGGTGAGCTACGCGACCTCGCTGATGCGGCAAGGCGTCCTCATCTCGACGACTGAACATCTGCTCAGCTCCCTCTACAGCATGGGTGTGGACAATGCCTGCGTCGAGATCAACAATCTCGAAGTGCCGATCCTCGACGGTTCCTCGCGGCCCTTCGTCGACATGATCCGGGAGGCGGGAATTCGCGAGTACCGGCGGCGGCGGAAATACCTGCGGATCCTGCGGCCGGTCTCCGTGGAAGGCAACGGGAAGCGGATCTCGATCATGCCGGCGGACCGGTTCCTGCTCGAGTGCGACATCTATTTTGACCACCCGCTGGTGGGCCGCCAGAGGATCGAACTCGAATTGACTCCGGAGCGCTACGCCGAGGGGATCGCGGCGGCGCGCACGTTCGGCTTCGAATGGGAATTGGACCAGATGCGCGATATGGGGCTGATCCGCGGTGCAAGCCTCGACAACGCCGTCTGCTTCGACCGGACGGGCGTCACCAATCCGGGCGGCCTGCGGTTCCCGGACGAATGCGCGCGGCACAAGGCGCTCGACCTGATCGGCGACCTGGCGCTGATCGGGCGTCCGCTGCTCGGGCACGTGATCGCCGAGCGGGCCGGACATGCGATGCACGCGGCCCTGGTTTCGAAAATCATGTCGGATCCATCGCTGTACGAGGTGTTGAATTTCGACCAACTGGCGTCGCGCGTGGCGCACGAACTGATCGAAAGCCCGGGCGGGCCGGGTCGAATCGCGTAGAGCGGATAGAATCGCGTAGAGAACGCTTTGCGGTCGCTCCCAACCATATTGTCGCTGGCGCGAGCCTTCGTCACGCCCTGGGTAGTGCTGGCGGTGATGCGCGGAGACCGTGCGCAGGCGCTCGCGCTGTGCTGCGCGGCTGGGTTTACGGATTTTCTGGATGGCTTTCTGGCGCGCCGTTTCGGATGGACGTCGCGCGTGGGTGCGTGGACGGACGCGGTGGCCGACAAGGTCCTGCTTTCGACGCTGTATGTGGCGTTCGGAATCGCCGCATGGGCGCCGTGGTGGCTGGTGGCGCTCGTGCTGGGCCGCGACCTGCTGATTCTGGCGATGGCGGCGATCGGACTGCTGTTCACTCCGATTCGCGATTTTCCGCCCTCCATTTGGGGTAAGGTCAGCACGAACGTTCAGATCGCCACGGCGCTGGTGGTTTTGCTCGGTCCGGGAACGGCCGGCGAAGCAGCAATTTCAACATTCTTCGGTCTGTGCGCGACGATGACGGCAGTCTCCGGGTTCCACTACGTGGTGGCGGCGGTGCAACGTTTTCGCCGCTTGCCGCCGAGTGCCGATTGACGTGGCCGTGAGCTACGGGTAGGCTTAGAAATGGAAGCTACTGGATGACGCGGTACTGCCCTTCCCGAACCTACGTGACAGCGGGTGTGGTTACGCTGTTGCTAGGGCTGTTCTCGGCTGGCTTCGCCTACCGGTACTGGGTGCCCTCCGTGGTGCCGGCGGCGATCTTCCTCGGCACCTCGGCGCTGGCGTTCTTCCTGGCGACGCGGCCGGTGATCGAAATCCACCCGCGCCATCTGCGCGTGGGAGACCGGGCGATCGCCTGGCCGGACATTCGGCTGGTGGAGCGAACCGGTTGGGTGTCTCCGCTGGCGGTGTTCCTGGGTTTGGCCGACGGAAGCCGCGTCCTCCTCGTCTACCCGGGAAATCTCGAGGGCTCCAACAACTTGCTGCGGCATTTGCGGCGAAACGCCATCGAGGCGCTGATCGACGGCGTGCCGCACCGCGAGTTCTGGGGCGAGCCGGAGCCGGCATGGGAGCCGAGGTCCGAGGGCGGATCGGCGGCCGCGAACTCCGCGCCGCGCTATCCGATCCTTCGCGCCGACGACGAAGCCGAGGTGGAGCGTCTCTACCAGCGGCTGAAGACCGTGGGTCACCTCGATCCCAAAGGCGCCGATGAATGATGCCCCCGGCGTGATGCGCCGGAGGCCGGTCCGACAGTCGTTTCGCACCGTATCCCCTCCGATCCATCCCCGATGTCATTGGGCGCCGCGATGCCGCGGGGCGCTTCGCTTGAGCCGCCGAGCGACAGCCGCCCTAGCCTTCCTGCTGCCGGTGACGATCGCCGCCGCGTCGACCCCCGCCTGGCTGCCATTGCTCGGCTCCGCGCTCGTCCGCGCCGAGGAACCGGCCGCGGCGGACGTGGCGGTGGTGCTCGCCGGCGACTCGAGCGGGCTGCGGATTCTGCGTGGGGCGGAACTGGCACGCGAGGGATTCGTCCGGAAAGTGGTGGTCAGCGGGCCGACCGGCCGCTACGGAACGTCGGAGGACAAGCTGGCCATCGCCTTCGCGGTGGCAAAGGGCTATCCGGAATCGATGTTCGAGGGGATGCCGGTAAACGCTTCTTCGACTCGTGAGGAGGCCGCGGAGATCGTTCCGCGGCTGCGGCGCAAAGGGGTCCGCACGATACTGCTCATCACCAGCGACTATCACACCGGGCGCGCGGGGCGGCTGTGGAGAGCGGCCGCGCCGGGAATCGGCGTGCGCGTGGTTGCCGCGCCAGACCAATACTTTCGCGCGGAAAAATGGTGGTATCACCGTGAATCGCGAAAATGCGTATTCTACGAATGGGTGAAGACGATCACCTCGCCTTTCGGCATCTAATCCAATATGGCAACGAGCGCACCGAAATCGAACACCCCGCGCCCGCTCGAACGCGCTTTTCGCGGCCTGTGGCCCTACCTTTGGAAATACCGGCGAACCATGGGGCTCGGCCTGAGCGCGCTG encodes the following:
- the glgX gene encoding glycogen debranching protein GlgX, with product MSAPTVHPFVPKVRPGSPYPLGATWDGAGVNFAIFSENATRVELCLFDSPASTRESVRVSLPEQTDMVWHGYVPGLVPGQLYGYRIHGPWDPLRGHRFNPNKVAFDPYCKAVGRTIRWADELYGYRVGDPAVDLSFDTRDSAPWAPLGAVVDTAFTWGDDQHPRTPWHKTVIYEMHPKGFTQLHPEVREDRRGTYAGLCSESVINYLLDLGVTAVELMPVHHHAYERFLVDRGLSNYWGYNTLAFFAPDVRYSFAGTPSGSVREFKSLVRNLHQAGLEVILDVVYNHTAEGNHLGPTLSLRGIDNASYYRLVGNSRRYYMDYTGCGNTLNMIHPRVLQLIMDSLRYWVLEMHVDGFRFDLASALARELHEVDRLGAFFDIIHQDPVLSQTKLIAEPWDLGEGGYQVGNFPVGWTEWNGRYRDSVRRFWKGEGGVVSELATRLAGSSDLYERSGRRPYASINFITAHDGYTLNDLVSYEQKHNEANGENNLDGENNNISWNCGVEGATDDPAILAMREKQKRNLLATMLLSQGVPMLSMGDEVSRTQNGNNNAYCQDNEISWMDWSPTPKQEDLRQFVRTLVQLRRDQPVLQRRRFFQGRSIRGDSSKDIAWYEPSGQEMSDSTWHQPGAKALGVWLSGRHIDETDLRGDPVSGDTLFLMFNAGDDKIIFHLPGHGEDERFERLIDTSLDQWGKHAILRDSQYRLAPRSVVVLRLGTRPAPQGKRQ
- a CDS encoding mechanosensitive ion channel, which encodes MIVWDYSLFHIGELSVTLSFVVKAVLFLAALGFFARRAGSYLRRWVLDRSSLGEGQKYAIERTIRYGAFAFGLLVGLNTAGVNLSSLAVLGGALGIGLGFGLQAITNNFVAGLILLFERPIKMGDRVEIDGLNGIVVRIGGRSTWVRTNDNIVIVIPNSDFITNRVINWTANDSKVRFRLPVGVSYGSDPAHVREILVAVAVANKDVLATPPPDLMFVGFGDSSLDFELRVWTENRVQTYPVLKSDLYFAIFEAFRKAGIEIPFPQRDVHIRTSTGLQQ
- a CDS encoding CDP-alcohol phosphatidyltransferase family protein → MRSLPTILSLARAFVTPWVVLAVMRGDRAQALALCCAAGFTDFLDGFLARRFGWTSRVGAWTDAVADKVLLSTLYVAFGIAAWAPWWLVALVLGRDLLILAMAAIGLLFTPIRDFPPSIWGKVSTNVQIATALVVLLGPGTAGEAAISTFFGLCATMTAVSGFHYVVAAVQRFRRLPPSAD
- a CDS encoding ATP-binding protein: MDPSRWNRSAAEFIAAGDELIASLRAAIDDGMSVLGQTGIAWQRDDPTADRAGVARLEQLYRAGAAEFLEQPVAEWRRRKPVERALEAFQDYDNRAAEIVMRLPVSAELSAADIRILAPGILPFRWWFRRGKLHVPVRALAGGALNGAVARRGKLDGEAQLILAQAGLLVSDAWESLRRRTLSGLAGQEPPDPEAERTYWAAQAARLRDRAEALLTRYREWNQALPVRILGAVRANAPGRHAGAERFRRDALLDYWTRQQRAVHAFLDLETAATQAGLQCCAESRRATEALGAEHGQLRAELDAMCGWLHEDQGRAMPAAHGRLRSADERAEAWIAGLAQCLRARLPSHIELSDPRFALPPRFFEPWREVRPLTLFQRSLHDSARPEALEGFRAAESSHREIVREVERAREVIAFGEEARADADSEGAAIAREAASNAAQLLDHLRASIQDVRPGAERGVVRGQAAAFLDFHVAIDEGRLGLWKHLTRQRGLRASRDWRRWSVARFRDASRAGRKHGARALDWVLSAVGWTSPPRPQLEPVVERVELSHLIHLAAAPVAMPRLYRRLFRHEPVEDPRFLIGRENELAGFASAVAAFSQGRRTAVILVGARGSGKTSLLNCALSGVPPDLPVVRGQFGHRLSTAIELREFLGALLRIAPGADPLTALSERRRIIVLEELERSFIATMGGFAALRELISIVEATADSTFWVFSINESAFAYINAAVGLGRIFPLRINAMSVSSADLRRAILYRHHLSALRLQFAPVAARGPTAWVRHYLGIEDDPRDTFFESLHDQSEGVFRSALHLWAESIERIEGGVVFLRQLGEPGLSRLAKAADRLDAFALIAILRHGGLTPAELASILPDRRTDWAARCQRLQAMGLIEPDPTESGYRVASLAARLVRETLRRQNLE
- the treY gene encoding malto-oligosyltrehalose synthase, with product MTASRRRNLARTPVSTYRLQLGPGMGFLRAASLVPYFASLGATELYASPLLAARPGSTHGYDLCDPGRLNPELGSEEDFAQLCAALRHHNFGLVLDFVPNHMGNDSSANLWWRDLLANGPSSPYARFFDVDWDPVKPELRNRILLPLLGGQYGDILAAGELQVRYAEGRFTLHYWAHDLPMNLRRMRPLLRHGLAEFTASLGDGDPGALELQSILFHLDHIPDYTESSPSKSAERIREIEIARERLSTLTASSPALRRFVDSRVELVNTPEGDNDGYRLLHAVLEGQVYRLAYWRTAMHEINYRRFFDINELAAIRMEDPEVFVAAHALVARLAAEGVVTGLRLDHVDGLYAPSAYFEQLAREITGPRGARLYVVAEKILSADEALQEEWRLHGTTGYDFLNDTNAVFIDGRSAARLRRIYSRFAGEAPAFSDVVYDSKQLIVASSMASELNVLAHELNRISESDWRYRDFTLDSLQEALREVVACFPVYRTYVDESGWSTFDQKAIETAIARALRRNPATEPTIFSFIQRMLLPDREDFARRAGNAAAGDSAWRRAVRFAQKFQQYTGPVQAKGVEDTAFYRYIPLGSQNEVGGEPSRFGCSVAEYHDSNLRRAECWPLTMLSSSTHDTKRGEDARARLNVLSEIPDEFRAWLTSAARSNAGLKTIVDGQMMPDRADEYLYYQALLGSWPSASPVDPGDEFVARMVEYMRKATKEKKIHTSWINPSEAYDRAVAEFVTRSLTGRRSVRFRKHFAAFHSRLDRFGMVNSLAQLVLKLCAPGIPDIYQGSEDWNFSLVDPDNRRTVDFETLAAGLARPFEHPRLLLENWRDGRVKLFVTAAGLRLRKRWPELFTAGAYDPVEVSGALRDHVVAFTRRAGSRAITAVVPRFSATLTRAAGSGWPLGIAWSDTAIELASGASTSLEEILTARTVARGPDGRIGIAALLAEFPVAILAE
- the lpxC gene encoding UDP-3-O-acyl-N-acetylglucosamine deacetylase; this encodes MKKTFGISDFVMACNVQQMSTSHPVRYETTLLRPVEATGIGLHHGVPVSIRLTPAGPGSGIVFVRTDLERFPIPASYKHVAKVSYATSLMRQGVLISTTEHLLSSLYSMGVDNACVEINNLEVPILDGSSRPFVDMIREAGIREYRRRRKYLRILRPVSVEGNGKRISIMPADRFLLECDIYFDHPLVGRQRIELELTPERYAEGIAAARTFGFEWELDQMRDMGLIRGASLDNAVCFDRTGVTNPGGLRFPDECARHKALDLIGDLALIGRPLLGHVIAERAGHAMHAALVSKIMSDPSLYEVLNFDQLASRVAHELIESPGGPGRIA
- a CDS encoding YdcF family protein, translating into MSRRATAALAFLLPVTIAAASTPAWLPLLGSALVRAEEPAAADVAVVLAGDSSGLRILRGAELAREGFVRKVVVSGPTGRYGTSEDKLAIAFAVAKGYPESMFEGMPVNASSTREEAAEIVPRLRRKGVRTILLITSDYHTGRAGRLWRAAAPGIGVRVVAAPDQYFRAEKWWYHRESRKCVFYEWVKTITSPFGI